Proteins from one Capricornis sumatraensis isolate serow.1 chromosome 2, serow.2, whole genome shotgun sequence genomic window:
- the LOC138069246 gene encoding olfactory receptor 5J3-like translates to MNNQTDVTEFIFLGFSNHPDLQGLFFLIFLVIYLTTLLGNTLIIISTGISSALHTPMYYFLSNLSFLDICYTSTTIPVMLMNFFREKKTISYDSCLSQVFFLVTCAGAECVLLAAMAYDRYVAICHPLQYPVLMSVKVCVFLVTGSWLCGLVNSMTHTVLAATLTLCGPNQISHFLCDIPFLLKLSCSDTSLNEFVLHVASATIGLSPCLFTAVSYILIISAILRIPSAQGRSKAFSTCASHLTVVVVFYGTANFNYDRPREGYSLDMDILVSVLFCVMTPMLNPIIYSLRNKEVKCALRKLVGGYVFLGNILSRGQWSSN, encoded by the coding sequence ATGAACAATCAAACAGATGTCACTGAATTTATCTTCTTGGGATTTTCCAACCACCCCGACCTACAGGGCTTGTTCTTCCTGATCTTCCTGGTCATTTATCTGACAACCCTCCTTGGGAACACACTCATAATAATATCTACCGGGATCAGTTCTGCTCTCCACACTCCAATGTATTACTTTCTGAGCAACTTGAGCTTCTTGGACATCTGCTACACATCCACCACCATTCCAGTTATGCTAATGAACTTCTTTCGGGAGAAGAAGACCATCTCCTATGACAGCTGCCTTTCCCAGGTCTTTTTCCTCGTGACATGTGCTGGTGCTGAATGTGTCTTACTGGCAGCTATGGCTTATGATCGCTATGTAGCCATCTGCCACCCTCTTCAATATCCTGTCCTCATGAGTGTAAAGGTCTGTGTTTTTTTGGTGACTGGGTCCTGGCTATGTGGGCTGGTGAATTCTATGACACACACAGTGCTGGCAGCCACACTCACTCTGTGTGGACCCAACCAGATCAGTCACTTTCTCTGTGACATCCCATTCCTCCTAAAGCTGTCCTGCTCTGACACCTCTCTCAATGAGTTTGTGCTCCATGTGGCCAGTGCTACCATTGGCCTGAGTCCCTGCCTGTTTACTGCTGTGTCCTACATACTTATCATCTCTGCCATCCTTAGGATTCCCTCTGCTCAGGGCAGGAGCAAGGCCTTTTCTACCTGTGCATCCCAcctcactgtggtggtggttttttaTGGAACAGCCAACTTCaactatgacagacctagagaaGGCTACTCCCTAGACATGGACATCCTAGTCTCTGTACTGTTCTGTGTTATGACCCCCATGTTAAACCCCATTATCTACAGCTTGAGAAACAAGGAGGTCAAATGTGCCCTGAGGAAGCTAGTTGGAGGGTATGTGTTCCTGGGCAATATTTTATCTAGAGGTCAATGGTCTTCAAACTAG